From a single Brassica napus cultivar Da-Ae chromosome C9, Da-Ae, whole genome shotgun sequence genomic region:
- the LOC106395871 gene encoding LOW QUALITY PROTEIN: disease resistance protein UNI-like (The sequence of the model RefSeq protein was modified relative to this genomic sequence to represent the inferred CDS: deleted 3 bases in 2 codons), protein MGNCVVFQFSCDQTVNCIIRCLRGKGFIRNLEENLKDLQRERDDLKAIQQQVKNRVAREETQHRQRLESVKLWLSRVESIDTKINNVVTTSTTQLQKLCFCGLCSKNVCLTYKYGKSVFLLLEDVKKLKSEANFEEVTELIPKPEVEERPTRRTVGQEEMIEEAWKRLMDDKVGIMGLHGMGGVGKTTLFQRIHNKFAEIAGKFDMVIWVVVSQGANISKLQQDIARKLHLCGNEWTTKNESDKAAQIHTVLKRKRFVLMLDDIWVKVDLEAIGVPEPTRENECKVAFTTRSKEVCVRMGDHKPMQVKCLKEDQAWELFKGKIGNNTLRREPLIVELARKVAEKCHGLPLALSVIGETMASKSTLQEWEDAIDVLTRSASEFSDMEDKILPILKYSYDKLVNEQIKSGFLYCALFPEDGQINIEGLIEYWICEGFMGEYQDLKRATNKGYGVLGTLIHANLLTEVNTTTVVMHDVVREMAIWIASDLGKNKENFVVQARVGLHEVPKVKDWGAVRRMSFMCNKIEEMTCRSKCSELTTLLLQNNNSLKNLSGEIIQYMQKLIVLDLSDNYQISGLPEQISELTSLQYLDLSDTNIKQLPVGFQELKKLTHLNLTRTWMLCSIHGISKLSSLKSLKLLNSNVHGDDNLLKELQFLEHLQLLTIDVSTELGLERILEDQRLVNCIYDLDIHGFQQKSCILSLLVNMANLREVRVTSINVSNTNCGGSERDSSDLYSLDLHHSTSPCFTNLSVVYIRNSTNVKDLTLLLFAPNLAVLRIEKSEVEEIINKEKAAKLIGISPFWKLEELSLRRLPNLVSIYWRPLPFPFLRRLEKIDCPKLRKLPLNATSVSRVDELSIVIRSQEQETELEWEDEDTKNRFSTSIKGGNYFSYSLSTLG, encoded by the exons ATGGGAAATTGTGTGGTTTTTCAATTTTCTTGTGATCAAACGGTAAACTGTATCATTCGATGCTTACGCGGTAAAGGTTTTATTCGAAACCTGGAGGAGAATCTCAAGGATCTGCAGAGAGAAAGGGACGATCTCAAAGCAATTCAACAACAGGTGAAGAACAGGGTTGCACGAGAGGAGACACAACAT CGACAAAGACTTGAATCTGTCAAGTTATGGCTTTCACGTGTCGAGAGCATCGATACAAAGATCAATAATGTGGTTACTACTAGTACCACTCAGCTTCAAAAGTTGTGCTTCTGTGGTTTATGCTCAAAAAATGTGTGTTTGACGTACAAATATGGGAAAAGTGTATTCTTGTTGTTGGAAGATGTTAAAAAACTCAAATCAGAGGCTAATTTTGAGGAGGTTACTGAGTTGATTCCAAAACCTGAAGTCGAGGAGAGGCCTACTCGGCGTACGGTTGGTCAGGAGGAAATGATCGAGGAGGCATGGAAGCGACTTATGGATGATAAAGTCGGAATCATGGGTTTGCACGGTATGGGTGGTGTAGGGAAAACTACACTTTTCCAGAGAATCCACAATAAGTTCGCTGAAATAGCTGGAAAGTTTGACATGGTGATATGGGTTGTAGTGTCTCAAGGCGCAAATATTTCAAAGCTTCAACAAGATATTGCAAGGAAGCTACACCTTTGTGGCAACGAATGGACAACCAAAAATGAAAGTGATAAAGCCGCACAAATACACACGGTTTTAAAAAGGAAGAGATTCGTGCTGATGCTAGATGATATATGGGTGAAAGTGGATTTAGAAGCCATTGGAGTTCCAGAACCGACCAGAGAAAATGAATGCAAAGTAGCATTCACCACCCGTTCTAAGGAAGTATGTGTGAGGATGGGGGATCATAAACCGATGCAAGTCAAGTGTTTGAAAGAAGATCAAGCATGGGAATTGTTTAAAGGCAAGATTGGAAACAATACATTAAGAAGAGAGCCCCTCATTGTCGAGCTCGCTAGAAAGGTTGCTGAAAAATGTCATGGTCTGCCGCTAGCGCTAAGTGTCATTGGCGAGACAATGGCATCTAAATCTACGTTACAAGAATGGGAGGATGCAATCGATGTGTTGACTAGATCAGCTTCCGAGTTTTCTGACATGGAAGATAAAATTCTTCCTATTCTAAAGTACAGCTATGATAAATTGGTGAATGAACAGATCAAGTCG GGTTTCCTCTATTGTGCTCTGTTTCCAGAAGATGGTCAAATAAACATAGAAGGGTTAATAGAGTACTGGATATGCGAAGGATTCATGGGGGAGTACCAAGATTTAAAAAGAGCAACTAATAAGGGTTATGGGGTACTTGGTACCCTTATCCATGCAAATTTACTGACAGAAGTTAATACAACAACTGTTGTAATGCATGATGTGGTCCGTGAAATGGCTATATGGATTGCATCCGATTTGgggaaaaacaaagagaatttTGTTGTTCAGGCAAGAGTCGGATTACATGAAGTACCAAAAGTTAAGGATTGGGGAGCTGTGAGAAGAATGTCTTTCATGTGTAATAAGATTGAAGAGATGACTTGCCGTTCCAAGTGTTCTGAACTGACAACTCTGCTCCTCCAGAATAATAATAGTTTGAAGAATCTCTCAGGTGAAATAATCCAATATATgcaaaagttaattgttttgGATCTATCAGATAATTACCAAATAAGTGGACTTCCAGAGCAGATATCGGAGCTGACCTCCTTGCAGTATCTTGACTTGTCTGATACAAATATAAAGCAACTACCTGTTGGTTTCCAAGAATTGAAAAAGCTAACTCACCTGAATTTGACTCGTACATGGATGCTTTGTAGTATCCATGGGATATCAAAGTTGTCGAGTttaaaaagtttgaaacttCTGAATTCTAATGTTCACGGAGATGATAATTTATTGAAGGAGCTGCAGTTCTTAGAGCATCTACAACTTCTAACCATAGACGTGTCTACAGAGCTGGGGTTGGAGCGAATATTAGAAGATCAAAGGTTGGTGAACTGCATCTATGATCTGGATATTCATGGTTTTCAACAAAAGTCATGTATTCTATCGTTGCTTGTGAACATGGCGAATCTTCGAGAGGTCAGAGTTACAAGTATTAATGTCTCCAATACGAATTGCGGAGGTAGTGAGAGAGACTCGTCTGATTTATACAGTCTGGATTTACACCATTCGACAAGTCCGTGCTTCACCAACCTCTCTGTCGTGTATATACGTAACTCCACTAACGTTAAGGATCTGACTTTGTTATTGTTTGCTCCAAATCTTGCCGTCCTACGAATCGAAAAATCAGAAGTGGAAGAAATTATAAACAAAGAGAAAGCAGCAAAGCTCATTGGTATTTCACCCTTTTGGAAACTAGAAGAGTTATCGTTAAGAAGGTTACCTAATCTGGTGAGTATCTACTGGAGACCTCTTCCCTTTCCATTTTTGAGACGCTTAGAGAAAATAGACTGTCCAAAGCTGAGAAAGCTTCCCTTAAATGCCACAAGTGTATCACGAGTTGATGAGCTTTCAATAGTAATCCGTTCTCAAGAACAAGAAACTGAGCTTGAATGGGAGGACGAAGATACCAAAAATCGTTTCTCGACTTCAATCAAGGGAGGTAACTATTTCTCGTATTCTCTTTCCACTCTAGGTTAG